GCCTCGGCGCCATCCTCTGGTCGCGCGTCTCCACGCTCTACTACTGCAACGATTACGCCATGACCCGTGCGGCGGGCTTTGATGACGAGGAGTTCATGCGCGCGGTGGGCACGGTCTTTGGCTGCACGCCTTCGGTGCTGGAAGAGGTCAGGCTGCCCGGGCTGGACATCCGGCGGCTGGCCCTGCCGGAAGGCGCGGCCCTGTATGAGGAATGGAAGGGCCTGCCGGACCGGCAGCTCTACTAGAGTATGTTTTTATGCAATCTTCAATTATTTATGGTAAATAGAGAATATCTGCGACACATGCCCGGGTAAAGGAGGCTTGCCCCGGGCTTTTTCGTCCATTGGAAAAAGCGCGCTGGGGAAAGGATGGGGGAAGGGCCTCCCTCGCTCCGGCAGCGGCAGGATGGCGGCCCGCGGGGCCGTGCCCGTTGCGACGCAGGGAGCTGCGGGCATCGACAGCAAGGATGAGGGCTTTCCCTTCCCCCCAAAAAACAAGCGGCAGGGCAGACAGCGTCCCGATACAAGGAACGGCCGGCATCCCTTGGAGGACGCCGGCCGTTGTTCTGTGTCGCCTTGATGTGGCCCTTGCCTAGAATTCCAGGCTGCCGGGCGTGCGGGGGAAGGGGATGACGTCGCGGATGTTGGTGATGCCGGTGAGCATCATCAGCAGGCGTTCGAAGCCCATGCCGAAACCGGCGTGGGGCACGCTGCCGAAGCGGCGCAGGTCCAGATACCACCAGTAGTCTTCGGGCTTCTGGCCCATCTCGGCGATGCGGGCCAGCAGCTTGTCCAGGCGTTCCTCACGCTGGGAACCGCCGATGAGCTCGCCGATGCGGGGCACCAGCACGTCCATGGCCGCCACGGTCTCGCCGTCGTCGTTGCCGCGCATGTAGAAGGCCTTGATCTCCCTGGGATAGTCGTAGACGATGACCGGACGGCGGAAGTGTTCCTCGGCCAGGAAGCGTTCATGCTCGGTCTGCAGGTCCACGCCGAAGGCCACGGGAAAGGTGAAGTCCTTGCCGCTGTCTTCCAGGATGTGGATGGCGTCGCGGTAGGAGACGCGGGCGAAGGGCTGGGCCAGCATGCCCTTCAGGCGGTCCAGGAGGCCCTTGTCCACGAAGCTGTCGAAGAGCTTGAGGTCGCTCTCGCAGCGGGTCAGGGCATGGTCCACCACATGGCGGGTCAGGCCTTCGCCCAGTTCCATGATGTCTTCCAGTTCGGCAAAGGCCATCTCGGGCTCGATCATCCAGAACTCGGCGGCATGGCGCGGGGTGTTGGAGTTCTCGGCACGGAAGGTGGGGCCGAAGGTGTAGACGCGGCCCAGGCCCAGGGCCAGGGCTTCGGCTTCCAGCTGGCCGGACACGGTCAGGTTGGCCTGGCGGCCGAAAAAGTCCCGGGAAAGGTCTTTCTCTCCGGCGGGCAGGGTGGTCACGCGGAACATCTCGCCCGCGCCCTCGCAGTCGGAGCCGGTAAGGATGGGCGTGTGCACCCAGGAAAAATGCTGGCTGTGGAAATAGTCATGCACGGCGCGCGCCGCTTCGGAACGGATGCGGAAGGCCGCCCCGTACTTGTTGGTGCGCATGCGCAGGTGGGCGATGCCGCGCAGGAACTCGTCGGAGTGGCGCTTTTTCTGCAGGGGGAAGGATGCGGGGTCGGCCGGGCCGAACACGCGGACGTTCCTGGCGCGCACTTCCCACTTCTGGCCCTTGCCGGGCGAGGCCACCAGCTCGCCGGTGACGGCCACGGAAGCGCCGGTGCTGGCATCGCCCAGGCCTTCGTGGGCGGCGGTGCCGGCGTCCACGATGCACTGCATGTTGGTCAGGCAGGAGCCGTCGTTGATCTCCACGAAACTGAAGTCCTTGGCATCGCGGCGGGTGCGGATCCAGCCGCAGACGGTGATCTGGCGCTGCGGGGCCTCGGCGGCCAGGGCATGGACGATAAGGGTGCGTTGCATGACGACTCCTTGTGTCGCAAAAGGGTAGAATGTGTATGGATAAGGCTCTTGCCGTATGTTCGGGACAGGGCGCGCGGACCTGTGGGCGGAACGCACCCCAACATGCTACTATAACGGCAAAGACGGCGCCCTTCAAGGCCGGGGCAGAGGCGGCCCCGGGGCGGCGCTTGGATTTTGGGCGGGAACGTGCTTAGATGGAGGCAGCGGGCTGCCTTCCATCCCCGGCAGCCATGAAACAAGGAGACACGGACATGAAAAAGATCGCCACGCTGGCCCTGTGCGTCCTCATGCTGGCCCTGACGGCCCCTGCGGTCCAGGCGGCCACCCCCCAGGCCGGAGCGCCCAAGGCCGACAAGCCCGCCAAGGTCGATGCCCGCAGCACGCCCGTCTGGGTGGAGCTGGAAGGCACGGACAGCATCGGTGCCCGCCTGGGCATGCGCCTCAAGGAAGCCTTCAACGGCAGCAACCTTTTCAGCCTCACGGACAAGGACATGCCCAAGATGCGCCTGCTGGTGAGCACGCAGTCCGAATTCCCCGGCCGTCCGGGCGTGGGCTCCGTGTACTCCATCTGCTGGACCTTCACCCAGGGCGAGGGCTATCTCGGCTATCTGCTGGCCCGCGAAGTGGGCACCCTGACCTATGAGGAGATCGACGCCCTGGTCAACCGGCTGGTGGAACGCACCGACGGCCTGTCGGTCAAGTACAGCAACCTCTGGAAGTAGTTTTTTCTGGAAAAAGACGGCCCTGCGCTGTTGGAAAAGCCGCTGTCCCCTTGCGGGACGGCGGCTTTTTGCATGGCAGGGCGTGGGGCGGCGGATGGTGTGACGAGGGGGAAGGAGGTCCTTTTGGCTGGCGCGGCAAAAGGGCCTCCTTCCCCCTGGTGCTCCCCCTTCCTTCCCAAAACGCGCTCATGGCGTCCTGCGCTCCGCACAGGACGCGCGCGTCATGGATATGACGGGTCGCTTGGGGAGCCGCAAGCAGCCCTGCTGTCAGGGTCCAGACACGGGCAGTGGAAGGGAGAGGGACTGTCAGTCCCCCATGCGGGTGACGTGCAGGCGGGCGGCCAGGGCCTCCAGCACGCGGGCGGGCGTGACGTTGAAGCCCAGGGCCTCCTGCGCCTCGTTGAACCAGAAGCAGCACTGGACGCGCTTTTCGCGGGGCAGCAGGGCCAGGGCCGTGTCCAGGGGGCAGAGGGCATCGTCATTGCCGGACATGACCCGGCTCATGGATTTCTGGCAGGCCAGCAGGATCTGCCCGGCCAGACGGGCGTCCAGGGCGTTGCGGGCGCCGGTGCGCTCGAACAGGCCGCGACCGCTGGTGATGAACAGGGCCAGGGCCTCTTCCCAGGGCTGGAGGGCCGGATCCCGGGACAGGCTGTCGGGCCAGGGCAGGGTCAGGCAGAGGGAGCGCGAGACCAGCGTGGGCAGGAGCTGTTCGCGCTGGGCGGCCAGCAGGACGAAGCAGGAGGAGGGCGAGGGTTCCTCCAGCGCCTTGAGCAGGGCATTGGCGGCGTTGCTGCGGTTCTGCTCCACCCCCATGAGCAGCACCACGCGGCGGCCCTGACCGTGGGGGGCGTCGCGCAGCTTTTGCTTGAGCTCGCGGATGTTGTCCATGTTCAGGGCGCGGATGGGGCCGGGGTGGGCCTCGTCATCGGCATTGCTGATGCGGCCGTCGTAGGCCAGCACGTCCAGATGCTCACCGGCGTCGATCTGCATGCAGGTGGGGCAGATGAGGCAGGGCCCGCCCCCGCTGCCCGGCTGCGGGCAGTTGACGCAGGCGGCCCAGTAACGGGCCGCGGC
This is a stretch of genomic DNA from Desulfovibrio piger. It encodes these proteins:
- the asnS gene encoding asparagine--tRNA ligase — its product is MQRTLIVHALAAEAPQRQITVCGWIRTRRDAKDFSFVEINDGSCLTNMQCIVDAGTAAHEGLGDASTGASVAVTGELVASPGKGQKWEVRARNVRVFGPADPASFPLQKKRHSDEFLRGIAHLRMRTNKYGAAFRIRSEAARAVHDYFHSQHFSWVHTPILTGSDCEGAGEMFRVTTLPAGEKDLSRDFFGRQANLTVSGQLEAEALALGLGRVYTFGPTFRAENSNTPRHAAEFWMIEPEMAFAELEDIMELGEGLTRHVVDHALTRCESDLKLFDSFVDKGLLDRLKGMLAQPFARVSYRDAIHILEDSGKDFTFPVAFGVDLQTEHERFLAEEHFRRPVIVYDYPREIKAFYMRGNDDGETVAAMDVLVPRIGELIGGSQREERLDKLLARIAEMGQKPEDYWWYLDLRRFGSVPHAGFGMGFERLLMMLTGITNIRDVIPFPRTPGSLEF